A genomic window from Vagococcus sp. CY52-2 includes:
- the pstB gene encoding phosphate ABC transporter ATP-binding protein PstB produces the protein MSIIESNDLHLYYGNNEALKGITMDFDQGGITALIGPSGCGKSTFLRTLNRMNDLIPSVTITGKVTYKNNDIYSPKTDIVTLRKQIGMVFQQPNPFPFSIYENVIYGLRLEGKHSKEELDRIVEESLKAAAVWDDVKDKLNKSALSLSGGQQQRVCIARVLAVQPEVILLDEPTSALDPVSSGKIENMLLELKDDYTMIMVTHNMQQASRISDKTAFFLNGDLIEYDKTKKIFLNPGQKETEDYITGKFG, from the coding sequence ATGTCAATAATTGAATCAAACGACTTGCACTTATATTATGGTAATAATGAAGCCTTAAAGGGAATTACGATGGATTTTGATCAAGGTGGCATTACGGCTTTGATTGGCCCATCAGGATGTGGAAAGTCAACTTTTTTAAGAACGTTAAATCGAATGAATGATTTAATTCCATCTGTAACGATTACAGGGAAAGTGACGTATAAAAATAATGATATCTATAGTCCAAAAACAGATATTGTCACGCTACGTAAACAAATTGGAATGGTGTTCCAACAACCTAATCCTTTTCCATTTAGTATTTATGAAAATGTTATTTATGGTTTACGATTGGAAGGAAAGCATTCTAAAGAAGAACTAGATCGTATAGTGGAAGAAAGTCTAAAAGCTGCAGCGGTTTGGGATGATGTAAAAGATAAATTAAATAAAAGCGCACTTTCTTTGTCTGGTGGCCAACAACAGCGGGTATGTATCGCTCGAGTACTAGCTGTTCAACCTGAAGTTATCTTATTGGATGAACCAACTAGTGCTCTTGATCCAGTTTCTAGTGGAAAAATAGAAAATATGTTGTTAGAATTAAAAGATGACTATACAATGATTATGGTAACACATAATATGCAACAAGCCTCACGTATATCAGATAAAACAGCGTTTTTTCTAAATGGTGATTTAATTGAATATGATAAAACGAAAAAAATATTTTTAAATCCTGGACAAAAAGAAACGGAAGATTATATCACTGGTAAGTTTGGTTAA